A window of Amaranthus tricolor cultivar Red isolate AtriRed21 chromosome 8, ASM2621246v1, whole genome shotgun sequence genomic DNA:
GGCATGGGAGCTTGCTAGATAGTAAAAGCTTGGGTTATTGTGTGTATTTATTTTGCCACACTAGTTTTCTGGAAAAAGATTCTGGCTTTGTTTGATCATCCATGGGGGAGATTCAAACTTCAAGAAAGCCAATTGATTCTTTACTGGAGAAGGTCCTGTGTATGAACATTCTTTCTTCAGACTATTTCAGAGACCTTTACCGGTTGAAGACTTACCATGAGGTGATCGATGAAATATACAATCAAGTTGATCATGTGGAGCCATGGATGACTGGAAACTGTCGGGGACCTTCCACTGCCTTTTGTCTCCTGTACAAGTTTTTCACCATGAAGCTCAATGCTAAGCAAATGCATGGGCTACTGAAGCATCCTGATTCTCCGCACATAAGAGCTGTGAGTATTCTTCTTGATTAGTTAGTTGTGGAAGTTTTCACATTGTGATGCctgaattatttttataatttatgtgtTGTTAATGTGTTTCTGCTTCAACTTTCGGTTTAGCTGCAGGAATTCTTAGATTTTATGTTTTGTAAGAATATAGCTTTAATGTTACCATTCATAGTGTCTGCTTGGAGGTTAAGTAGATATGTAGAGGGGTTCATTTCATTTCTTTAGTATTTTTGAATATGGGAAAAGATACTCATTACTCAATTAATCATGTGCATTTCttctttatgtgaagttgtaggCTTGTAGCCATTATGTGTAAATTGAAACGACCtttttgttattacaagggtaaAGTTGCGTACATTTGACCCTGTTAAACTCACCATGTGGTATAATGGGATTCTGTTCCAAAGATGAGGTTTACTTTCTCTGAACTTCCTTTTTTATCACATCATTTGTTTTCATGTGTTTTGGGTCATATAGTTTGATGCACAGCTTGGTTTGTTTGAGTTGATATCTACTAACAACTAcattcttttcttcttttgggATCCTGTCATAGAAAATTTATGCCCTGCTCTCAGGACCTTAAATTTGCCAAACTATACTTATATTAACTCAATTGTACTTGACTTTTCTTAACTAATCATTTTTACTAAACTGAACCTTTTAACTTAAAGATATTAAATTGAACTGAATATGGCCATAAACTATAAATCCCTCTGTTTCTTAGTGTTTGCCTTGTTTTACTCTTTAATGGGTGAGCTGCAGTCCAACGGACAATTATAAGGGACAGAGCAGTTATTCTTTTCTAATTAATAGGTATTTTTTTATGGGATATTTTTTACGATTAACTCAAAGATTGCTGCCAATAGCCTATTATTGTGTGTTTTCTTTTATGCTTTGcaatcaaaattttgagaatAATTCAGCATTACTATCAGTTACTGGTTATGGTATACTATGTCTATATCTGCCTTAAGATGTTACTTCTGGGTATACAGTGATTAATGAATATGTTGGGCTTGCAGATTGGATTCCTGTACCTAAGGTATGCCGCAGACCCAAAAACATTGTGGAGCTGGTTTGAACCATATATTAGAGATGATGAGGTACTGTATTGCAGCTTCCTGACTAGTGTTTGCTGGTTTAGATTTTCTTCTGGTTCGTTTAGTTTATATTTCGTACTGTATTATTATTTGGATGTGTTTTTTCTTGAATGAGGTATTTCAGTGTCTTGGACTTTCATGGATTCTTCTGTTCTTAGGGGTTATCATGAGATTGCTGGATGTTTGCATTTTGGTGTTCTTGGCCCTTCTCTCTCTTGAAATGCCAGTTGTAGCCACCGGGTAGGTAGAATTGGTTATTGTGTGTGCTGTGGCCAAGGTGTATTCATCTCATGTTATTATCACTGAAGAATGTTACGGTTTTCTCTGATTGTCTTTCTCAGGACAACAGGATTTTGATTTTGTCAGAATTATAGATATTGCAAGGGTTTAGATTTCTTGAGTTGGGGGTGTAATGTTAAAGTATTTGATGTGACTAGAGCATTGGTTTTCTGGCGTTTTCAAGATATATCACAAATAGTATATGTTGTGTTTTCAAGATgtatcacaaatatatataaaccaagcttatatgagaatcgGGAGAAAGAACCATGTCACTTTTTGGGAAAAAATTGttacttttaagaaaaaattctaaaaataagaaaaaaaactgACAagaaagtgttactttttacttaaaaatgtgttactttttggCAAAAAGTGTTACCAGACAATATTTTTCCCCCAAAATAGAATTTTCAGAGAAAATAACTTATGAACGTGCTAAAAAAGTGTTACATATTACACAAAAAGTTGTTACTTTTGgcaaaaaaagttatttttcagacaataattttttccaaaaaaatccAAATTGACAAAACAATTGTTACTTTTCGGTTTGCAAAGATTATGGTTTCGGtgttactttttgatgaaaacaATTGCTACTTggcaaatcattttttttttaattttggaatatTAGCAAATGTCTTGAGTTCATATTGCTGTACTCTATTACTTTTGTCTTATAACCACAACATAGGATGCATTAAAATCCCAAGTCGTGATATCTAATTTGCAGTTCACCTGTTGCTTTTATGTAACAAAAATATCACACTGAGGGAAATTTCTTAGCAACTGAGGTCCCCCACAAGAAATTCAAGAGGGTTTCACATTCCTTAATAGCAGTTTCCCCAGAATGAGTGTAGATGGCCTGTAGGTAATCTATTCGCATGAGGGAAAAGGTGAATAGCTACATTTTACTGGAAAATTTGGTGCTACCAAGTATAATCAATATTACTAGTGGTTGCTCGATGTTTTTATAGTTGTACTcgctcttatttgtgagttcaACGTATTATAATCGATACCTACTTGTTTTGTAAAAATAAGCTACAAGTCCATGAATGGAAGTGAATTTATATTAGAGAACCTTCTATTGTCAGGAATCATGATTCACAATCTTGGTCACATAACCAAGTTCTTTCTTGGACCATGAATGACGAACACGCTGTAAAAGGGTTAACCTTGTATGTTAAGTCTAAATGCTTTTTTCAACTTCTTCCCCTTTTTTTCAAGATGACTAGGCAACCTTTTTATTATCACTGATTTTGTTTCAAAGATTTGACAGTTGCAGCTTCATCAACAATGAAGAGGTTTGGTTTGGTGCATACATCCCAAGAATGATAAGGTTTTGTCATGTGCTCAAGTTTAAACACCCTTGCCCTTTTCCTTGTGTGTGTATTTATATTTACTATGTATGTGTTATAGAACAAACGAGAGAGCTCACCTAAAAGACTAGCTTAGTAGGCAAGAGAGCCCATTTACTCTTAACTCCACATTAGTTGCCCATACAATCATGTGTCCCGTGACCTTGTTGTGGCCTCAAATCCATTCCATTCGAACCCCCATAAGGCCCAATATCCTTGTTGGTCATGTTTGGCTTAAGCCAAGCCACCCCTCTGAGTTGGATCCTCATTAGTTACAGATACGTTGGTAAAGATGGCTTAACCCTAGCCAACACTCCAagtcggctctgataccattgttATAGGTTAAACAAGAGAACTCACCCGAAAGACTAGCCCAGTAGGTGAGAGAGCTCATTTACTTTATAACTCCACATTAGTCGCCCATACAACCGATGTGGGACAAAGTATCATAACCTTATAATGGCCTCAAATCCATTTCATTACAATATGCTTCTTGGTTACGCAAAACTAAAATAGTTGATATAAGAGAGATTTCATTGTTCTTGGTTATCTTCTTGCTGCCTCTATTTCTCCCTCCTCCCTAGTTTTCGTTATTAGGTTTTGAATACAGTTTGATTCTTGTGCAGGAATTTTCGCCTGGATCCACTGGTACAATGACAACAATGGGGGTGTATGTGCGGGACTTACTTCTCGGACAGGTGAATAAATTTGAGTCATCTTTTGCATATTGCCATTTCTTGTAATAAGATGGGTGTTTACTTCTTGACATACCTTGAGTGTTGATGTTGTTTCCTTTGCTGTGTGCTTAGATTAGGTTTTTCCAGTTATAATAAACGTTTCTGGTCCAAATGTAGTGTTTGGGATACTTCTAAAGAGCCTGCTCTTTAGCTATATGTGCGTTCTTTTTCTTTACTGCTTTTATTTTTAGGGACAGTTGACAAATCCAGAGTCTAGCAATATTCTGGGATGCACGTTGAATGGAGTTTACcttttaagtttatttctttgTGGTACATCTGTCCCACTTATTTATTGCATACTTGCATGTAAAACTAATCTTACACAAAATGAAATTCAACTCGATACAAGAAACGAGACAATAAACGAGAAACGTTAATTTACTGTTTAGAAACATAGGATACAAAATTTGATACAGTAGAAAAGATAGGATCATGGTGTTATACTTATAGGTAGGAAATAAATAACTTGAATAGtcattataaattaaaagtctACTAAATAAAAGTAGAATATAATATAACCATAACAGAAAAAGGACATATAATAAAGGAAAGATAAGTTTTCCATCTTGATGGAAACGAGAATTCATGTTTTGTGCTTCAATGGGTAAAACTCTCAAAAGTTGCTAAATGCAATGTCCCATTCATTATGTGGTGCTGTTCTTCGTTCtttctctttaaaaaaaatatatagatcaTAAAATTGATTACCCACTTTTGTTTAAACACCttgattttactttttaattacaCTAAAATGAATTTGTTTTGCTTAGTGCTGATCTATTAAGAGttgtattgatttatttttttgtattttgtcaAAAGAAAGCTTCAATGTTACCCCTAATTTTTAAGAAGACATATTTAATCCAACTGAAATACATCTTTATCTTCAGTTTTTCTCCCTTGAGTGGAGATACCATCTGTTTTTATGGTGTATGATTTGCTATGACCGAAAATAAGTGgctgaaaattgaaaaaaaaaaaggcttgTCTGATTCCGTAAATATATTCCAAAAATGATTATTACGCCATGAAAGGTTGAGCTTCTTGAGTGAGACGACTACTGCTCCCTTGTATTGCAACATTATTAGCGAGAGAGAGGGCATGAGTAGAGACCCTATTGCCCTATAGTGGTGTCAGGTACTTCATTCATGAAAACTAATAAGTTATAAGATAAGGAATGCCCCCTACTAGTTCACGTCGAGAAGTCAATAACTCTATAACTGACTGGAGTGGCATGTCTGAATGCTAGCTCAGTGGTAAAAACTTGCTGTTTTTAGCCTTGTTTCTTAAGTTAAATATATATAGCACTCACTGGGCTTGCTTTCTACTTGTTGATGCAGTATTATTTCGACACCCTTTTCCCTCGGGTACCTGTACCTGTATTGCGGCAGATTGTCTCCCACCTTGAAAAGATGAAGCTCCCAACAAAGTCTTCAGGTTCAATAGGGGAGAACAGTCGGATGGGATCAGAAGATACAGCACGTCGTCCTCCTTCTGTTAAGGCTGCTCTTTCTGTTTCTTTTGGGCAGCGTGCTCCTCATCGGGCATCAACTAGGGACTCCTCTCCTGTTCGACGTACTCTACCACCACTTCCCTATGATCGGGGTGGCAGTGAGGATTCTCGTAGATCTCCAAACAGGCATCGCAGTCAAAGCCGAGAATTGTCTGACAGAGAGTACCCTGATAGGGATAGGAACAAAGGAAGGAACTATGATCGGGAGCGAGGAAACTATTGTGAGAGAGAGCTCCGGGATCGAGATAGGGACAGAGAAAAGAGCCGTGAAAGAGAGCTTCGAGATCGTGATAGGGACAGAGAAAGGAGCCGTAACAGAGAAAGGAGTCATGATAGAGATCAAAGTTATGATAGAGAGAGAGAACGGAAGCATGATTATGATAAATTCCGGTATTCAGAAAGGGACGGTGGCAGAAGGGATAGAGAGAATGGAAGATATAGTGATTACCGTTCTCATAGAAGTAGGAGCCGTAGCAGGAGCCGAAGCAGGAGCAGGAGCAAAAGTCGGAAGTCTCTTTCTCCCCTTCATAACGAACGATTTGATAATTATTCGAGCTCACAAGGTGATAAAAGCAAAGAGAAAGCGATGGTGTCGTCCAACCTGGCCAAGCTTAAGGATCTATATGGTGACTTGAGCGATCAAAAAGGCGATGCTGGCACGGACAGAGGGTACAACAAGAATAGTGGCGCTGAAGAGGTTATAAGATTAGGGGGTTCAAATTGGAGGTGATAGACTTGTTAATGTGCCTGTTCAATCGAAGTATACTTTCCTTGTCATCTGCTGCTGTTTAGGATCATTAGACCTGACACAAAACTTTCCCTTTCTATGTTCTAAcagttgcaattcaattttcTGTTGTATATCAGTATCTAGtcaatatttcattttattcataCATGCTTCCAGTCCCAGCTTTCATCAACAAAATGATGGAACATAGCTAGTTTCAGATTTCTTGATGGAGGGTTGATACGTAATTGATGGTCTTTTCTTGATCGTCAAATTCTCGTtttgtaaattaaatttcaattgatTGATAAAAGTAATTTTGGGTTAGCCTGGGGGTTGAGGCCCTTGAGTGCTTTCTTTTTTACTCTTCTGGCAGCGGGATCAACTTCCACCACCTGTAGATTAATTTTTTCTCGGCCTCTACGAATTTTACCGAATCAAGAAAAAAAGTGCATGCATCAATTAGGTTATTTGATAAAGCATACATCATCTCATTTTATGCTTGGTGGATTTGTGTGAAACCATTCTTTGTGATAGACCATCTTTTGTGAGATTAGACATGGACAAGTAAATTGCTTTCatatcaataatttattttgttgatatGATCacttacatttttttatttgttcaatGCAATTTCTTAATAGGagttttccttttattttgtcTTTGGTATGAGCAAACTTCAagattatcttttttttttttttgttttcttgttaATAATTATCTTCTAAAATAGGTTTACTCATCCAAATT
This region includes:
- the LOC130820618 gene encoding pre-mRNA splicing factor SR-like 1 isoform X2 yields the protein MGEIQTSRKPIDSLLEKVLCMNILSSDYFRDLYRLKTYHEVIDEIYNQVDHVEPWMTGNCRGPSTAFCLLYKFFTMKLNAKQMHGLLKHPDSPHIRAIGFLYLRYAADPKTLWSWFEPYIRDDEGLS
- the LOC130820618 gene encoding pre-mRNA splicing factor SR-like 1 isoform X1; this encodes MGEIQTSRKPIDSLLEKVLCMNILSSDYFRDLYRLKTYHEVIDEIYNQVDHVEPWMTGNCRGPSTAFCLLYKFFTMKLNAKQMHGLLKHPDSPHIRAIGFLYLRYAADPKTLWSWFEPYIRDDEEFSPGSTGTMTTMGVYVRDLLLGQYYFDTLFPRVPVPVLRQIVSHLEKMKLPTKSSGSIGENSRMGSEDTARRPPSVKAALSVSFGQRAPHRASTRDSSPVRRTLPPLPYDRGGSEDSRRSPNRHRSQSRELSDREYPDRDRNKGRNYDRERGNYCERELRDRDRDREKSRERELRDRDRDRERSRNRERSHDRDQSYDRERERKHDYDKFRYSERDGGRRDRENGRYSDYRSHRSRSRSRSRSRSRSKSRKSLSPLHNERFDNYSSSQGDKSKEKAMVSSNLAKLKDLYGDLSDQKGDAGTDRGYNKNSGAEEVIRLGGSNWR
- the LOC130820618 gene encoding pre-mRNA splicing factor SR-like 1 isoform X3; translated protein: MGEIQTSRKPIDSLLEKVLCMNILSSDYFRDLYRLKTYHEVIDEIYNQVDHVEPWMTGNCRGPSTAFCLLYKFFTMKLNAKQMHGLLKHPDSPHIRAIGFLYLRYAADPKTLWSWFEPYIRDDEES